One region of Quercus lobata isolate SW786 chromosome 2, ValleyOak3.0 Primary Assembly, whole genome shotgun sequence genomic DNA includes:
- the LOC115961632 gene encoding zinc finger BED domain-containing protein RICESLEEPER 3-like — protein sequence MNGLDERLKADSQVSLSALKYELAIHPRFPHPVYSSLRLKADSKHHYLPSSLKPILQGYWFSFLVMETNTNEPFVQTPAATEDDIPTQVEDSAATQVASQAEAVAASELPPVPQCQVSMTAPVSGSCSGRKKSVVWGHFEKVKIGEGDTSKTKAICNYCQKSYNADSKSCGTSNLLAHVPICPKNPNREDVVKGQKTLAFVPKKDGEDGFHLVSTSFSVEASRKALAEMVIIDELPFRYVEGYGFKKFVSTLQPKLRLNDIPSRQTVARDVIGIYNSEREKLRKSLKGCRVCLTTDTWTSIQNLNYMCLTCHFIDDAWKLHKRILNFCQVEDHKGETIGRKIEMSLREWGIDGIFTLTVDNASLNLTTIKFLQRVTKD from the exons ATGAATGGTCTTGATGAGA gaTTGAAAGCTGACTCCCAAGTATCATTATCTGCCCTCAAGTATGAGCTTGCCATACACCCACGGTTTCCTCATCCCGTGTACTCTTCACTAA GATTGAAAGCTGATTCCAAGCATCATTATCTGCCCTCAAGTTTGAAACCCATTCTTCAAG GATACTGGTTTTCCTTTTTG gtCATGGAAACCAACACTAATGAACCCTTTGTCCAAACACCAGCTGCTACAGAAGATGATATTCCCACCCAAGTTGAGGATTCTGCTGCTACCCAAGTTGCTTCCCAAGCTGAAGCAGTTGCTGCTTCTGAGTTGCCCCCAGTTCCACAATGCCAAGTGAGTATGACAGCTCCTGTTAGTGGTAGTTGTAGTGGTAGGAAAAAGTCTGTTGTTTGGGGTCACtttgaaaaagtaaagataGGTGAGGGTGATACTAGTAAGACTAAGGCTATCTGTAATTATTGTCAAAAATCTTATAATGCTGATAGTAAGAGTTGTGGTACTAGTAATTTGTTAGCTCATGTGCCAATATGTCCCAAGAACCCTAATAGAGAAGATGTAGTTAAAGGGCAGAAAACATTAgcttttgtacccaaaaaggaTGGAGAAGATGGATTCCACCTTGTGTCAACATCCTTTTCTGTTGAGGCTTCTAGAAAGGCATTGGCCGAAATGGTTATAATTGATGAGTTGCCTTTTAGGTATGTCGAGGGGTATGGGTTTAAGAAATTTGTTAGTACCTTGCAACCTAAGCTTAGATTAAATGATATCCCATCTCGTCAAACTGTAGCTAGGGATGTGATTGGCATTTataatagtgagagagagaagctaaGGAAATCCTTGAAGGGTTGTAGGGTGTGTCTCACTACGGACACATGGacttctattcaaaatttaaattatatgtgtCTGACTTGTCACTTTATTGATGATGCTTGGAAATTACATAAGAGAATTCtaaatttttgtcaagttgaaGACCACAAGGGGGAGACTATAGGTAGAAAGATTGAGATGTCGTTGCGTGAGTGGGGTATTGATGGGATATTTACCTTGACAGTAGATAATGCTAGCTtaaatttaacaacaattaaatttttgcaaagGGTGACTAAAGATTAG
- the LOC115961639 gene encoding zinc finger BED domain-containing protein RICESLEEPER 1-like: MHMRCCAHILNLIVGEGLKEIDASVAKVREAVRYVKSSPNRSQTFKSFMERLGMESKSLLSLDVPTRWNSTYIMLETAENFEKVFLRMDFEDDGSSSYFRTKEDSGGLGSPCMIDFQNCRVFVTFLRLFYNATKKFSGSLYVTSNAFYDEIFVIQESISNLVKSQNTLLKSIATNMQTKFEKYWGEGEKINPLLYVAVVFDPRKKLRFLKFSFSEIYGNVVAEVMVDKVKDLLFKLYNFYTCIHSPNVQDQSGSERTELETDASDPYVMVHSRYERFLQVEQSVGCSNELERYLAENCDGRKDANFEILEWWRDNCNSI; this comes from the exons ATGCACATGAGGTGTTGTGCCCATATCCTAAATCTCATTGTGGGGGAGGGTTTAAAAGAGATAGATGCATCTGTTGCTAAGGTGCGTGAAGCTGTGAGGTATGTGAAGTCCTCACCCAATAGAAGTCAAACTTTTAAGAGTTTTATGGAGAGGTTAGGTATGGAGTCCAAGAGTCTTCTCAGTCTAGATGTACCTACTAGGTGGAACTCGACCTATATCATGTTAGAAACTgctgaaaattttgagaaagtgTTTCTCCGAATGGATTTTGAAGATGATGGTTCTTCGTCGTACTTTAGGACCAAGGAAGATAGTGGTGGTTTGGGGTCTCCATGTATGATTGATTTCCAAAATTGTAGGGTGTTTGTGACTTTCTTAAGGCTGTTTTATAATGCAACAAAGAAATTTTCTGGTTCATTGTATGTAACTTCAAATGCCTTCTATGATGAGATCTTTGTTATTCAGGAGAGTATTTCCAATTTAGTTAAATCCCAAAACACTCTCTTGAAAAGCATAGCCACAAACATGCAAACTAAGTTTGAGAAGTATTGGGGGGAAGGGGAGAAAATTAATCCTCTTTTGTATGTGGCTGTGGTCTTTGATCCACgaaaaaaattgaggtttttgaagttttcattttctgaaatttatggGAATGTAGTTGCAGAAGTGATGGTTGATAAGGTGAAAGACCTTTTgtttaagttatataatttttacacTTGTATTCATTCACCAAATGTGCAAGATCAAAGTGGGAGTGAGAGGACAGAATTGGAAACTGATGCTAGTGATCCATATGTTATGGTTCACTCGCGATATGAGCGTTTTTTGCAAGTTGAGCAATCTGTAGGTTGTAGTAATGAGCTTGAGAGGTATTTGGCTGAAAACTGTGATGGTAGAAAGGATGCAAATTTTGAGATATTGGAGTGGTGGAGGGACAATTGTAATAG CATTTAG